A window of the Planctomycetaceae bacterium genome harbors these coding sequences:
- a CDS encoding sialate O-acetylesterase, giving the protein MTRRSVDKGYSEREFPVSAMPIPPAARSCLNRCSEFRTQWLPRSFPARSFCTLLSHAVANVLTLLLVLTTVDHSAALAENISGLGTAQQQDATSRPPGIPDAAEKTALPGDYVTEVRLPPKASFHLFVLAGQSNMAGRGVIEKQDTVIHPRLLMLNKQGHWVPAIAPLHFDKSVAGVGPGRTFGLELLKDDPTITIGLIPVAVGGSPISVWQPGEYYEPTHSFPWDDAVHRIRIGKRDGVVRGILWHQGESDSNEKSASAYQYALDHLINRLRVECDSEDQNGLIPFMAGQMGKFESRPWNEFKNTVDAAHRTLPDRVERTAFVDASALNHKGDNVHFDSESYRELGRRFASAYRRLRDND; this is encoded by the coding sequence ATGACGAGACGATCTGTAGATAAGGGATATTCTGAAAGGGAATTCCCCGTGTCGGCGATGCCGATTCCACCTGCTGCACGTTCATGCCTTAACCGCTGCTCTGAGTTTCGAACTCAGTGGCTTCCCAGGTCTTTCCCAGCGAGATCATTTTGTACCCTGCTTTCACACGCCGTCGCAAATGTGCTGACTCTGCTGCTGGTGTTAACAACCGTGGATCATTCGGCTGCTCTTGCCGAGAACATCTCTGGCCTGGGCACTGCACAACAGCAGGACGCCACATCCCGTCCGCCCGGGATACCTGATGCCGCTGAAAAAACAGCGCTGCCCGGGGACTATGTGACCGAGGTTCGTTTGCCACCGAAGGCCAGTTTCCATCTGTTTGTCCTGGCGGGCCAGTCGAATATGGCGGGCCGAGGCGTGATTGAAAAGCAGGATACAGTGATTCATCCTCGGCTTCTGATGCTGAACAAGCAGGGTCATTGGGTTCCGGCAATTGCTCCCCTGCACTTCGACAAGTCCGTGGCTGGCGTAGGACCTGGTCGAACATTCGGCCTGGAACTTCTGAAAGATGACCCAACAATTACGATCGGTTTGATTCCCGTGGCTGTGGGAGGATCACCAATTTCTGTATGGCAACCGGGCGAATATTACGAACCCACCCACAGTTTTCCGTGGGATGACGCCGTCCACAGAATCCGAATTGGCAAGCGTGACGGTGTCGTCAGGGGGATTCTTTGGCATCAGGGGGAATCGGATTCCAATGAAAAATCTGCTTCTGCCTATCAATACGCCCTTGACCACCTGATTAATCGGCTGCGGGTTGAATGCGATTCGGAAGACCAGAATGGATTGATACCATTCATGGCCGGTCAGATGGGAAAGTTTGAAAGCCGACCATGGAACGAATTCAAGAACACGGTCGATGCTGCGCATCGCACCCTGCCGGACCGAGTTGAAAGGACCGCCTTTGTGGACGCCAGTGCGCTGAACCACAAAGGAGACAACGTCCATTTTGATTCAGAATCCTACCGCGAACTCGGACGTCGATTTGCATCGGCCTACCGACGACTCCGCGATAACGATTGA
- a CDS encoding CocE/NonD family hydrolase, whose amino-acid sequence MLRYPIPSFGQLLIGSIGRSPVQICVILVLLCFRSSGVFAWQADSDPDLGGVREEHTMIPMRDGKHLSAWLYFPEGQGPWPAVFEQRYASLRAVGTRKAAAELAAEGFVVALVNYRGTHLSEGTWVGYRAMQWGELKDGYDTCEWLAEQDWCTGKVGTFGSSQGGYAQNYLAVTQPPHLVCQHMTDTGLSLFHEGYRIGGTTRPERFQGLAAVCRNPEDNQRLLEEWFQHPTYDEYWKAEDCTLHFAKMNVPCFTIGSWYDFMNQGSIASFLGRQHKGGVKSQGTQQLVIGPWLHGRTNKGNKVGELTYPPNATWPVHDHMVRWFNYHLKGVRNGVMSEPTVRYYVMGAVDEPSAPGNTWREADDFPPLSRLTSMFLDAGGRLVMRKPDQEDDGTTYHSDPNHPMQIPGTAFPGAKDARAFEEQADVLTFTSEPLSEPVEWTGRVHADLFFSSTARDTDIIVRISDVYPDGRSILIVDYPWRARYREGFEQERLLNPGEVTRIQFPVGWMSQIFNTGHRIRVTIASTGAPLYEPNPQNGNPLTLEWPSDAVAADNTIHHSSTHPSRIVAPVIKP is encoded by the coding sequence ATGTTGCGTTATCCGATTCCATCGTTCGGACAACTCTTAATTGGGTCAATCGGCAGATCACCCGTACAGATTTGTGTCATCCTTGTTTTGCTCTGCTTCCGTTCCAGTGGCGTATTCGCCTGGCAGGCGGACTCCGATCCGGATTTGGGTGGCGTGCGTGAAGAGCACACAATGATTCCCATGCGCGATGGGAAGCATCTGTCTGCCTGGCTGTATTTTCCTGAGGGACAGGGCCCATGGCCAGCGGTGTTCGAACAACGCTATGCAAGTCTTCGCGCGGTCGGAACACGAAAGGCGGCCGCGGAACTCGCAGCCGAAGGTTTTGTTGTCGCTCTGGTCAACTATCGAGGCACGCATCTGTCGGAGGGAACGTGGGTTGGCTACCGAGCCATGCAGTGGGGAGAATTGAAGGATGGTTACGACACCTGTGAGTGGCTTGCCGAGCAGGATTGGTGCACGGGGAAGGTTGGAACATTCGGAAGTTCTCAGGGCGGATACGCTCAAAACTATCTCGCGGTTACTCAGCCTCCACACCTCGTATGCCAGCATATGACGGACACAGGTCTCAGCCTCTTCCACGAGGGATATCGGATCGGGGGAACCACGCGGCCGGAACGATTTCAAGGGTTGGCAGCAGTTTGCCGCAATCCCGAAGACAATCAGCGATTGCTGGAAGAATGGTTCCAGCATCCTACGTACGACGAATACTGGAAAGCTGAAGACTGCACTCTGCACTTTGCGAAAATGAATGTGCCATGTTTTACCATCGGGAGCTGGTACGACTTCATGAACCAGGGATCAATTGCCAGCTTTCTGGGGCGTCAGCACAAGGGAGGCGTCAAATCACAGGGCACGCAGCAATTGGTCATTGGACCGTGGCTTCATGGACGAACGAACAAGGGAAACAAAGTCGGCGAGCTGACCTACCCCCCGAATGCCACCTGGCCGGTTCATGACCACATGGTACGCTGGTTTAATTATCATCTCAAAGGCGTCCGCAACGGCGTGATGTCAGAGCCCACTGTGCGTTATTACGTCATGGGCGCAGTGGATGAACCATCAGCGCCGGGAAATACCTGGCGCGAAGCGGATGACTTTCCACCTTTGTCCCGGTTAACCAGCATGTTTCTTGACGCGGGCGGCAGGCTTGTGATGCGGAAGCCCGATCAGGAGGACGACGGAACCACGTACCACAGCGACCCCAACCACCCGATGCAGATTCCGGGAACGGCCTTCCCCGGCGCGAAGGATGCAAGAGCATTTGAAGAGCAGGCCGATGTGCTGACATTCACATCCGAGCCACTGAGTGAACCGGTTGAATGGACAGGTCGAGTGCATGCGGATCTGTTCTTCTCATCCACAGCTCGGGATACCGACATCATTGTCCGAATCAGCGATGTCTATCCGGACGGCCGTTCAATTCTGATCGTCGACTATCCGTGGCGGGCTCGGTATCGCGAAGGATTTGAACAGGAAAGACTACTGAATCCCGGAGAGGTCACAAGGATTCAGTTTCCGGTGGGCTGGATGAGTCAGATTTTTAACACAGGGCACCGGATTCGTGTAACAATCGCCAGCACCGGGGCTCCGCTCTATGAGCCGAATCCTCAGAACGGCAACCCCCTGACCCTTGAATGGCCATCAGATGCTGTCGCGGCCGACAATACGATCCACCACAGCAGTACCCATCCTTCTCGTATCGTTGCGCCGGTGATCAAGCCATGA
- the dnaN gene encoding DNA polymerase III subunit beta produces the protein MQLSCDRALFSAAFSVAASAVPSRTPKDVLRNVFLSVKSNGVELVGTDQEMAIRYRVEGVTTNSSGDALLPTQRVNSILRELQDETLDIDVNERMIMLKSLSATFRLTSDDPNEFPPVPEFAETDFFRIPAAVFRQMVRRTSFATDTESTRYALGGVLIEFRDDVVTLAATDSRRLAVATAAYEAQGTPGAPEKATVIPAKAMSLLERSIGNSDEFVDIVLHENDVMMRTGACVVYSRLVEGRFPRYRDVIPASGAVNVPVPVAPFLAAVRQSQIVTDEESRGVDFHFGNSMLTLSSQANDVGESKVELPIEYEHEEIRITFDPRYVSEFLRVLSPETLVDLQLTDSETAAVFRVEDSYTYVIMPLSRDS, from the coding sequence ATGCAACTCTCCTGTGATCGTGCATTGTTTTCTGCAGCGTTCAGCGTGGCCGCGTCGGCGGTTCCCTCTCGCACCCCGAAAGATGTTCTGCGAAATGTCTTTTTGTCTGTGAAAAGCAACGGAGTAGAACTGGTCGGCACGGATCAGGAAATGGCCATTCGCTACAGAGTGGAAGGCGTCACGACAAATTCTTCAGGTGATGCGTTATTACCGACGCAGAGAGTGAACTCGATCCTTCGTGAGCTTCAGGATGAAACTCTGGATATCGATGTGAACGAAAGAATGATCATGCTGAAATCGCTGTCAGCCACGTTTCGACTGACATCAGATGATCCGAATGAATTTCCGCCGGTACCTGAATTCGCAGAAACGGACTTCTTCCGTATTCCGGCGGCCGTCTTTCGTCAGATGGTACGCCGAACATCATTTGCAACCGACACCGAAAGCACACGCTATGCTTTGGGTGGCGTGTTGATCGAATTCAGAGACGACGTCGTTACTCTGGCTGCCACGGACAGTCGTCGACTTGCTGTCGCCACTGCCGCGTACGAAGCACAGGGCACCCCCGGCGCTCCGGAAAAGGCAACGGTCATCCCGGCAAAAGCAATGTCTCTTCTGGAACGCTCCATCGGTAACTCCGACGAATTTGTGGACATTGTACTTCATGAAAACGACGTGATGATGCGGACGGGCGCCTGCGTCGTTTACAGCCGACTGGTGGAAGGCCGATTTCCAAGGTATCGCGACGTGATTCCGGCATCCGGTGCCGTGAATGTGCCGGTGCCCGTAGCTCCGTTCCTCGCTGCCGTGCGTCAGTCCCAGATTGTCACTGACGAAGAGAGTCGAGGGGTTGACTTCCATTTTGGTAACTCCATGCTGACGCTCAGCAGTCAGGCAAATGATGTGGGTGAATCCAAGGTCGAACTCCCCATCGAATACGAACACGAAGAAATCAGAATTACGTTCGATCCGCGGTACGTGTCAGAATTTCTGCGAGTCCTCTCACCGGAGACACTGGTCGATCTGCAACTGACAGATTCTGAAACTGCTGCTGTGTTTCGCGTCGAAGATTCTTACACATACGTCATCATGCCGCTTTCACGTGACAGTTGA
- a CDS encoding DUF721 domain-containing protein produces the protein MNDDDLTHRPRHLSSLVSNLIRRRGLTETSATASLDAHWKQVVGEEIGRHCWARGVKAGVLDIAVTNSAVLEQLRSFMHMDVLQQMQNRVPESNIKNLRYTRVR, from the coding sequence ATGAATGACGATGACCTGACGCATCGGCCGCGTCATCTGTCGAGCCTGGTGTCTAATCTCATTCGGCGACGCGGCTTGACAGAAACATCGGCCACCGCAAGTCTCGACGCTCACTGGAAACAAGTGGTCGGCGAAGAGATCGGTCGTCACTGCTGGGCTCGGGGAGTCAAGGCTGGGGTCCTGGACATTGCCGTGACCAACAGCGCGGTCCTGGAGCAACTGAGAAGTTTTATGCACATGGATGTCCTGCAGCAGATGCAGAATCGAGTGCCCGAATCCAACATCAAAAACCTTCGATACACTCGAGTACGTTAA
- a CDS encoding DNA gyrase subunit B — translation MSESEAAGSYDGSDIRHLKGVEGIRTRPAMYIGDTGLGGLHHLVYEVVDNSIDEAVNGHATEINVQINLDESVSINDDGRGIPIGLVKGDDRTALEVVLTEIHAGGKFDRTSGYKTGTGGLHGVGITAVNALSAWLTAEIRREGFLWVMDFEKGRRTSELRQLGRSETTGTRLSFLPDPSIFPETKFSLDTLTRRMQELAFLTPGVRINLRDERVDRVESFHYEEGLIEFVKYLNRTQTAIIPDVIRISGEADGVQVDIAIQQNDGYTENVRAFANNIYNSDGGTHVSGFRAALTRSMNTYAKKENLFKDMSPSGEDFREGLTAVISVRVPDPKFEAQTKVKLVNAEVEGIVQTVMGEGLMKYLEENPSVAKKLIAKAINAAEAREAARKSRDMVRRKGAITTGGLPEKLRDCRSRDLESTELYLVEGDSAGGSADTGRDSSIQAILPLRGKILNVEKAQLVKVLDNNEISNLFRAIGLSPGAGGEEMDISKRRYGKIIVMTDADVDGSHIRTLLLTFLFRHMRDLVDGGHIYIAQPPLYRVVQKKKTRYVQTHQQMMTELISLGMDGAKLVVKSDGTTFEGETLQRLVDMLTQMEQPLELLERRGIDMRYLQKQNSEEKDRLPRYRVLSGDSERWFLNRDQADAFVKELQAKFEQEHASQTPAKTDAEGNPIRPELQYQLVDLHEIKSLNEVFAQLKDYGFYVTDFVPAGIRNAEMILPFRIEREDHVVQLASLRELLVELRKLGERGLTLTRFKGLGEMNSEELWDTSMDPEKRVLLQVRSEDAAAADEIFRILMGDQVEPRREFIEKHALDVKELDI, via the coding sequence GTGTCAGAGTCAGAAGCCGCGGGCAGTTATGATGGTTCCGATATTCGTCACCTGAAGGGCGTCGAAGGGATTCGGACACGCCCTGCCATGTATATCGGCGATACGGGGCTGGGAGGCCTTCACCATCTGGTTTACGAAGTCGTCGACAATAGTATCGATGAAGCCGTGAACGGCCACGCTACCGAAATTAACGTCCAGATCAATCTGGATGAAAGCGTTTCGATCAACGACGACGGGCGAGGGATTCCCATCGGGCTCGTCAAGGGCGACGATCGTACCGCACTGGAAGTCGTGCTCACCGAAATCCATGCAGGTGGTAAGTTCGATCGAACAAGTGGCTACAAGACCGGCACCGGCGGTCTGCACGGCGTAGGGATCACCGCCGTCAACGCCCTGAGCGCCTGGTTGACGGCCGAAATTCGCCGTGAAGGTTTCCTGTGGGTCATGGATTTTGAAAAGGGACGACGCACGTCCGAATTGCGACAGCTTGGTCGTTCGGAAACCACAGGAACCAGGCTCTCGTTCCTCCCGGATCCGAGCATCTTTCCTGAAACAAAGTTCTCCCTGGACACACTCACCAGACGAATGCAGGAACTGGCGTTCCTCACGCCCGGCGTTCGGATCAATCTGCGTGACGAACGCGTCGATCGCGTGGAATCCTTCCACTATGAAGAAGGCCTGATCGAATTCGTCAAGTACCTCAACCGAACACAAACCGCCATCATTCCCGACGTGATTCGTATCAGTGGAGAAGCCGATGGTGTCCAGGTTGATATCGCCATCCAGCAAAACGATGGATACACCGAAAACGTAAGAGCCTTCGCAAATAATATCTACAACAGCGATGGCGGAACCCACGTGAGTGGCTTTCGAGCTGCATTGACTCGCTCGATGAACACCTACGCCAAAAAAGAAAACCTGTTCAAAGATATGTCACCCAGCGGGGAGGACTTTCGTGAGGGTCTGACCGCTGTGATTTCAGTGCGTGTTCCGGATCCAAAATTCGAAGCCCAGACAAAAGTGAAGCTGGTGAATGCCGAAGTCGAAGGCATTGTGCAGACGGTAATGGGCGAAGGACTGATGAAGTACCTGGAGGAAAATCCTTCAGTGGCCAAGAAGCTGATTGCCAAGGCTATCAATGCGGCCGAAGCTCGCGAAGCCGCTCGCAAATCGCGTGATATGGTTCGCCGCAAAGGAGCGATTACCACCGGTGGACTTCCGGAAAAGTTGCGAGACTGCCGAAGTCGAGACCTGGAATCAACCGAACTGTACCTGGTGGAAGGCGACTCGGCCGGCGGTTCGGCCGACACTGGCCGGGATTCCAGCATACAGGCCATCCTTCCTCTTCGAGGAAAGATCCTGAATGTAGAAAAGGCCCAGCTGGTCAAGGTTCTGGACAATAACGAAATCTCGAACCTCTTCCGCGCTATTGGTCTGTCGCCGGGTGCCGGGGGCGAAGAAATGGACATCAGCAAGCGACGGTATGGCAAGATCATTGTGATGACCGACGCAGACGTCGACGGAAGCCATATTCGAACACTGCTTTTGACCTTCTTGTTCCGACACATGCGAGACCTGGTGGATGGCGGTCATATCTATATCGCTCAACCACCCCTTTACCGCGTTGTCCAGAAAAAGAAGACTCGCTACGTCCAGACCCACCAGCAAATGATGACGGAGTTAATCTCTCTGGGCATGGACGGAGCGAAGCTTGTCGTAAAATCGGATGGCACAACCTTCGAAGGCGAAACCCTTCAGCGGCTGGTCGACATGCTGACTCAGATGGAACAGCCACTGGAATTGCTGGAACGCCGCGGAATCGACATGAGGTATCTGCAAAAGCAGAACTCTGAAGAAAAAGACCGACTCCCACGGTACCGTGTGCTGTCAGGTGACAGTGAACGATGGTTTCTGAACCGAGATCAGGCAGACGCATTCGTCAAAGAGCTGCAGGCAAAATTCGAACAGGAACATGCCAGTCAGACGCCCGCGAAGACAGATGCAGAGGGCAATCCGATCCGACCGGAACTGCAGTACCAGTTGGTTGATCTGCACGAAATCAAATCTTTGAACGAGGTTTTTGCTCAACTGAAAGACTACGGTTTTTACGTAACGGACTTTGTTCCGGCAGGCATTCGAAATGCAGAAATGATTCTGCCATTTCGCATTGAACGCGAAGATCACGTCGTACAACTGGCAAGCCTTCGAGAGTTACTCGTTGAACTTCGCAAACTGGGTGAACGTGGCCTGACTTTGACACGCTTCAAAGGACTGGGCGAAATGAACTCAGAGGAACTGTGGGACACCAGTATGGACCCTGAAAAGCGAGTTTTGCTGCAGGTCAGGTCTGAAGATGCAGCCGCTGCAGATGAGATCTTTCGAATTCTGATGGGCGATCAGGTTGAACCACGCCGAGAATTCATTGAAAAACATGCGCTGGATGTCAAAGAACTCGACATTTGA